CAGTTATAAGCCATTTTaggaggaggcagcagatgAGAGGAAATTACTTTTCTGAGATTAATATAGCCTTGTGGTTTTCCTACAGTAGCCGTTTGAATACTCGCTCCCAGTCCGAAACGGTCACTCCATCAATGCCAGCGGCTAATGTCATGTTTATCTGCCTCTAATCGCAGATTTAGTCCGCTAATTACACAGCAAAATCTAAAGCCTTCAAGGCAAGAGAGGCATCGTCAAAGGAATGTACAGAGAATTATGAGAATATCAAGGCagtgtattaatttattttctaataTAGATGTTATTTTTGTAATGTAGAGCACATGTTAGCTTTTTCTCAAATTTGATCTCCCGGATTGTTTAGAGTACAGTTTTATTAAtagtcttcctccctctctaactttctttttctctttcgcCAGGAACCTGATGCCTCGTACGCTGGAGGGTCAGATCACCATGGAGAAGACCCCAAGTTACTTCATCACCAAAGAAGCCCCTCGCCGCGTATACACCATGAGCCGCCACACCAAGCTCATCGTGGTGGTGCGCGACCCTGTGACCCGGGCTGTTTCTGATTACACCCAGACTTTGTCCAAGTCTCCCGGGCTCCCATCTTTCCAGAACCTGGCCTTCCGCAACGCCACCACAGGACTCATCGACACGTCTTGGAGCGCCGTACGCATCGGCATATATGCCAAACACCTCGAGAACTGGCTGCGTTACTTCCCGCTCTCGAGCTTCCTTTTTGTGAGTGGCGAACGCCTTGTGACGGACCCAGCAGGTGAGATGGGCCGGGTCCAGGACTTTCTAGGGCTAAAACGTGTCGTGACGGACAAGCACTTCTACTTTAACCAGACCAAAGGTTTCCCCTGCTTGAAGAAGCCAGAGGGGAGCAGCAGGCCACGCTGCCTTGGAAAATCAAAGGGTAGGCTTCATCCGCAGATCCCATCTGGGGTGCTGCTTAGGCTCAGAGACTTCTATAGACCTTTCAATCTCAAGTTCTACCAAATGACCAGTCACGATTTTGGCTGGGACTGAACATCAACTCACCAAAGCTCCCAAAAACTTTGAGTAGAATTCTTGTTCAGTCAACTTTCAAGACCACACAGGGATATCTTGAAGACATTATGTGATACCAAAGTTTTTACTGTACAAAATAGGTATTTCCTTCATTTCCCCAACTATGAATGCAAGCTCTGCCAACACATACGCCTGACTTCCCCCGGGTCAGTCTGACAAAGTTTGTTAGAGcttcaatcaaaacaaaagcaagTAAGAAGCACTGGCTGTGGTTCATACTGCGGCAGTGTCATGGGCTCAAGCCTGAAAACTGGAACTTCCAGCACTTGGCACCCCGAGAACCAGAAGTATGCTAAACTCTTGTTGCCGTCCAAAACATTTAACAGCACAATGTCTGTATTGAAAATAACAGCAGAGAGAAGCCAATGCTGCATAGGGGATGTGCCTAAAGTTAACCCAAACGGCATAAGAGTAACGAGCCTCGACAGCCAGGCAAAGCTACGATAAATCAAAAACAGACAGTAAGAAGCAAATGGGTTCGGACTTCTGCACAATGGTAGCCtacaatcaaaacaaatgtaaatgagTTGTTGACatgtaaatgaataaataagaacCACTTATAGCGCATCAGCATTGTTTATTTCACCTTCCCAAAGTGTATGCGGTTATGGAAGGTTATATTTTCTTCAGTTCTTTCAGTGCAAGCTCCTTTTCTGGACTTTTCTAAGAAAGTGCAGACATATCGAAACACAGGGGGATGTCTGGTACCACTCATGTAAAACAGTCAACTATGTGCTGTAAAtgtgctgtttatttatgtCCCCAGTACAATGCTTCTTTACAGACCAATCTTTTATCAGTGTTTATTTTCAACGTCATTTTACTGACACTCACCTCCTCTAACGGTAATTACATGCAACTGTATATTTCTAAAAGCCTAATTTATAAGATGACAGAACTATTGTTGAGATGTTTGctctgacattttttgtatttgaaatTCTGCTGGAAATTCTAAGTAAAACTTTTATTCTAAGATGTGTTTTGGACTCTTGCTTAATCCTTAATAAAAAGACACAGGTTAGAAAAACATGGAATTGATCCCCATTGACTTTTTTCAggggatgtgtgagtgtgttgtttaTTATCAGTATGTGCAAATGTTGTAGACTGTTACTTTAATCTTAACCATTTTGTTTGTATCACGTATTAAACCCACAAACACCAGGAGTAAGTAAGAGCTATGAGTAAACTGGTACAACTCTCGTGTCCATGTTAATGTTAAACTACAACCAGCAGTTGGCTTCGCTTGGCATAAAGTCCAAAACAGGGTAAACTGTTTGCCTGGCCCAGCAGCGCatgaatgtcagtgtgtgtttctgacattAACTCTGGGATTCCACTGAATTATAATCAGCTAATCAAATCAGTATGTCTGTACAAGACACAACTACAACCAGAAGAAGGCCTGCCAAAGTTTAAGCTGTTTTCTCACGAGGAAGCCATGTTGAAAAAATTAACACTAAAGCTGTTATAGTCCAAGGAATGGTTTGACATTTGGGGGAAATGCATTTCATTTGCTTTCTTGCTgtgttagatgagaagattgatgaTACTCTTGTGTCTGTGAATTGATTATGAAAACACAGTTAGCAGCCGGTTAGCTTAGCTGAGATTGAAAACCGGTATCAAAGCCTGGATCTATCTGAAGGTGACAAAAACTGTCTTTCTAACAACGTTAAGGTTCATTAAATAAcctaaattgtgtttttaatccaGATTGTATCACTTTAGGACAGAGTTACATTAGCTttcttccagtctttatgctgagCCTTATATTGAACAGATAAAATAACAACAGAGACATTAATCTCCTGTTCCTTGGCAAGAAAGCAAAACAGTGCATCTCTCCAAATGAACTTTTCCTTTAAGCATATGTGAGTGTTTATATTCTTTGGCAAACGGAGTTCACCAGGGCCCGAGGGTGGTGAGGTTCATCGGGGTTGAATCTGAAGTTACCACATGGGCCGTGGCTTTTCCGATGTGTAAGCAATCAATTCACTGGGGTGATTGGTGACCTTTTAGGCACGACCTCCTCGCTCCCCCTTGACCTGTGAGCCTGGTTGTCATAAACTGCTGACCGCTGCCACCACCGGGCTGGTTAATGGAGTTGCTCCTGTGTGAGCTATAAGCGTGGTCGCGTGCTcggctgtcacacacacacacatgcacacactcgcacacagataaacacatatGCAGGCATACAACAACTCCTCCCTGATCCATTAATATTGCATTCTCAACCCCTGGGACCTCCACTGAAGGAAGATGGCGTGGATCAATAACCGCCTGTTTAGTTTATAGGCAGCAGGGATATGTGCTTTTACGTAGCATGTCCCACTGTCACTTTGATTTAACTCAGGGGTCAAACACGGGTCGCTATCACACATttgtaaaatattatttaacaCATGATATCTCCCACACGTCTGTAATCGATGAGGACCTAATACAAATACACGTGGGCACTAACGTGGAACCCAGACCAGAGTACGAGTTTAATCTTTCCAGAGCTACAGGGTGACAATGCCGTGTCTGTGACATCCATCTGCGATTCTTATTTATGTGGTTGTTAAAGTTCATATTTCATTACAAATCAGTGATGGTACCAGTTTGATTCAATACCTGGGTTTCCATTCGTCgacagacacagaaaaacatAGCAATGGCAAATGTGCATTTTTACTTAATCTGCACTAATCAAAACATTCTTGTTAAAATTGTTCAGATTGCTGTAAATTCAAAAGGGCTCATAGCAGCAAATCTACCGAAAATTGTCACCCATCAGCAATTTCTCTTAATGCTACAGACACATTGTGCAACATTCAGCTCATTGTTCTGGATTTCCAACCTTCAACTTTACCATTTTCATTCATTCTTACAATTAtctcattaaaaaagaaaaaaaaaaactaatgaac
The Pleuronectes platessa chromosome 21, fPlePla1.1, whole genome shotgun sequence DNA segment above includes these coding regions:
- the si:dkey-121b10.7 gene encoding heparan sulfate glucosamine 3-O-sulfotransferase 6, whose translation is MGCSKWRAAFNFGHLKVQSKLSVFFTMILLFTYLFYCLNGYCDSLPRPVYNQQTDPHNKITFNDEQDKSSPERRGAHNASPASVVREQLSDLSRSDAPSNNISIDNTFGSKKFPQAIIIGVKKGGTRALLEFLRIHPDVRAVGAEPHFFDRFYDKGLEWYRNLMPRTLEGQITMEKTPSYFITKEAPRRVYTMSRHTKLIVVVRDPVTRAVSDYTQTLSKSPGLPSFQNLAFRNATTGLIDTSWSAVRIGIYAKHLENWLRYFPLSSFLFVSGERLVTDPAGEMGRVQDFLGLKRVVTDKHFYFNQTKGFPCLKKPEGSSRPRCLGKSKGRLHPQIPSGVLLRLRDFYRPFNLKFYQMTSHDFGWD